The following coding sequences are from one Streptomyces angustmyceticus window:
- a CDS encoding GNAT family N-acetyltransferase gives MTEASSARSTRRHHWRREIIELAALFSAVAVADVLADSLVHGPSGPVLLCSAAVVLLATAGFHAWWSRRHENAPPPTDTGATAASPSTAAPGAAGQETVLWRMRTTVRDEPGSLAALCTALAARRVDILNLQTHPLSDGAVDEFLLRAPEALAPEELTRTVAGAGGAHSWLERADAHDLVDTPTRMLGLATRTALDSAELPLALRQLLGRCTIHSVPARSLSGQPLAEQVPTEGVLEEHRMKFRDPSGGSLTIERPQLPFTPTEFARVRALVDLDARLGQRVPPRRDVLTLPEGNEITVRRADTSDLAAAREMHDRCSPKTLGLRYHGPVGDADRYLGHLLSPRFGRTLAVETASGRLVALGHLLWDGEETEVALLVEDAWQQRGIGAELLRRLVTMAAETGCESVYAITRASNTGMVAAMRGLGLPLDYQIEEGTLVITARPMGVPARRESLESVRVQDGSGRR, from the coding sequence ATGACTGAAGCATCCTCTGCCCGTTCCACCCGCCGCCACCACTGGCGGCGGGAGATCATCGAGCTGGCCGCCCTGTTCAGCGCCGTGGCGGTCGCCGACGTCCTCGCCGACTCCCTCGTCCACGGCCCGTCGGGCCCCGTCCTGCTGTGCTCCGCCGCGGTGGTCCTGCTGGCCACGGCCGGCTTCCACGCCTGGTGGTCACGACGCCACGAAAACGCCCCGCCGCCGACCGATACCGGCGCCACGGCGGCGTCCCCGTCCACCGCGGCCCCCGGGGCCGCCGGTCAGGAGACGGTGCTGTGGCGGATGCGGACCACGGTCCGGGACGAGCCCGGCAGCCTGGCCGCCCTGTGCACGGCGCTGGCCGCACGGCGGGTGGACATCCTCAACCTGCAGACCCACCCGCTGTCCGACGGCGCGGTCGACGAGTTCCTGCTGCGCGCCCCGGAGGCGCTGGCGCCCGAGGAGCTGACCCGTACGGTGGCCGGTGCGGGCGGTGCGCACAGCTGGCTGGAGCGCGCCGACGCGCACGACCTCGTCGACACCCCGACCCGGATGCTGGGCCTGGCCACCCGTACCGCGCTCGACTCCGCCGAACTCCCCCTGGCGCTGCGCCAGTTGCTGGGGCGCTGCACGATCCATTCGGTTCCCGCCCGCTCGCTGAGCGGTCAGCCGCTCGCCGAGCAGGTGCCCACGGAAGGCGTACTGGAGGAACACCGCATGAAGTTCCGCGACCCCTCCGGGGGCTCGCTCACCATCGAAAGGCCGCAATTGCCGTTCACCCCGACCGAGTTCGCCCGGGTACGCGCCCTGGTCGACCTGGACGCCAGACTCGGCCAGCGGGTGCCCCCGCGGCGTGATGTGCTGACGCTGCCCGAGGGCAACGAGATCACGGTCCGCCGCGCCGACACCTCCGACCTGGCCGCGGCTCGCGAGATGCACGACCGCTGCTCCCCGAAGACCCTGGGGCTGCGCTACCACGGCCCGGTCGGCGACGCGGACCGCTACCTCGGCCATCTGCTCAGCCCGCGGTTCGGCCGCACCCTGGCGGTGGAGACCGCCTCCGGCCGGCTGGTGGCGCTCGGCCATCTGCTGTGGGACGGCGAGGAGACCGAGGTCGCCCTGCTGGTCGAGGACGCCTGGCAGCAGCGCGGCATCGGCGCCGAACTGCTGCGCCGGCTGGTGACGATGGCGGCCGAGACCGGCTGCGAGAGCGTCTATGCGATCACCCGGGCCTCCAACACCGGCATGGTGGCGGCGATGCGCGGCCTCGGGCTGCCGCTCGACTACCAGATCGAGGAAGGCACGCTGGTGATCACCGCACGCCCCATGGGAGTGCCCGCCCGCCGGGAGTCCCTGGAGAGCGTACGGGTCCAGGACGGCAGCGGTCGCCGCTGA
- a CDS encoding AAA family ATPase yields the protein MRLHRLSLTAFGPFGGTQTIDFDRLSRDGLFLLHGPTGAGKTSVLDAVCFALYGSVPGARQSGQALRSDLADQLTLTEVVLELTVAERRLEITRLPEQPRPKKRGSGTTKEKAQSRLREFVPAGADAGGAADGDGPAGGEGPGDGTGGHWKALSRSHQEIGEEIGQLLGMSKEQFCQVVLLPQGDFARFLRADAEARSRLLGRLFDTRRFAALEEQLNARRKAAADTVTAGDERLLALVHRMAQAAGESADLTDPSVPAPDRAGQAAPGAPARGRGRAPATAAARRATVPGQAGPVEGAGRGAGRTASEEALRAPGPGEPGFAEAVLVRAAVARVSARERLAVARAAERAAEAAEQQAAQGWEEARERHRLQQRHADARQRAARLEARAEERERTRERLDRARAAAEVAPALALRDAAWHELDAAQRAERQHRSPLPAGLTDAECDQLASTERQVREDLGSLAAARRAEQRADGIARERTALDRAARADEQTLRDAAEWLAGWGDTQRAHRQRIDTAQEAATRAEQLAARIEPAAERWEAARRRDRLGADVESAESALLTARERSATAHEHWLDLKDRRLRGIAAELAEGLRAGRPCAVCGATEHPDPARAGAGHVDRAAEEAALEAHRRAEEARQQAEARRQSAKEALAAAAATAGDTPAGELASEVEELRTDLARARALGADLPAAREALDSAERAYERRRAEQQEAERRAAARTSHRDALDRERAALEEELTRARGDCPSVADRAARLERQVTLLAAAAEAARTADGCAQRLKDADAALSDAAYRAGFDTPQDAAGALLRDDAWRELQRRLDDWQAESAAVQAELADPGTAAAAALPPADPATAQSVRQAAAARLRTAAAGHAAARERCAELDRLSARAEADARALAPLRTAHDRIAGLAALASGTSAENERRMRLESYVLAARLEQVAAAATARLQRMSGGRYTLVHSDERAGGARRSGLGLHVIDSWTGQERDTASLSGGETFFASLALALGLADVVTDEAGGTRLDTLFIDEGFGSLDEQTLDEVLDVLDSLRERDRSVGIVSHVADLKARIPAQLEVVKDRSGSTVRHRVRG from the coding sequence TTGAGGCTGCACCGGCTCTCCCTCACCGCCTTCGGCCCGTTCGGCGGCACCCAGACCATCGACTTCGACCGGCTGTCGCGCGACGGCCTGTTCCTGCTGCACGGCCCGACCGGCGCGGGCAAGACCTCGGTCCTGGACGCGGTGTGCTTCGCGCTCTACGGGTCGGTGCCCGGGGCGCGGCAGAGCGGGCAGGCGCTGCGCAGCGATCTGGCCGACCAGCTGACCCTCACCGAGGTCGTCCTCGAACTGACCGTGGCCGAACGGCGTCTGGAGATCACCCGGCTTCCCGAGCAGCCGCGCCCCAAGAAGCGGGGCAGCGGGACGACCAAGGAGAAGGCGCAGAGCAGGCTGCGGGAGTTCGTGCCGGCCGGGGCGGACGCCGGGGGAGCGGCGGACGGCGACGGGCCGGCGGGCGGCGAGGGGCCCGGGGACGGCACGGGCGGTCACTGGAAGGCGCTGAGCCGCTCGCACCAGGAGATCGGTGAGGAGATCGGCCAGCTCCTCGGGATGAGCAAGGAGCAGTTCTGCCAGGTCGTGCTGCTACCGCAGGGCGACTTCGCGCGCTTCCTGCGGGCCGATGCGGAGGCCCGGTCCCGGCTGCTGGGGAGGCTCTTCGACACCCGGCGGTTCGCGGCCCTCGAAGAGCAGTTGAACGCGCGCCGCAAGGCCGCCGCGGACACGGTCACGGCGGGCGACGAACGGCTGCTGGCGCTGGTGCACCGGATGGCGCAGGCGGCCGGTGAGAGCGCTGATCTCACCGATCCGTCGGTCCCCGCGCCGGACCGGGCCGGGCAGGCGGCACCGGGCGCACCGGCACGCGGCCGCGGCCGGGCCCCGGCGACGGCGGCGGCGAGGAGGGCGACCGTACCGGGGCAGGCCGGACCCGTGGAGGGCGCCGGACGCGGGGCGGGCCGGACCGCGTCCGAGGAGGCCCTGCGGGCACCGGGCCCCGGCGAGCCCGGGTTCGCAGAAGCGGTGCTGGTCAGGGCCGCCGTCGCCCGGGTGAGCGCGCGGGAGCGACTGGCCGTCGCCCGGGCCGCGGAGCGCGCCGCCGAGGCGGCCGAGCAGCAGGCGGCTCAGGGGTGGGAAGAGGCCCGTGAGCGTCACCGGCTCCAGCAGCGCCACGCGGACGCCCGGCAGCGGGCCGCGCGGCTCGAAGCTCGTGCCGAGGAGCGGGAGCGCACCCGCGAGCGGCTGGACCGGGCCCGCGCGGCCGCGGAGGTCGCGCCCGCGCTCGCCCTGCGCGACGCCGCCTGGCACGAACTGGACGCCGCCCAGCGCGCCGAGCGGCAGCACCGGAGCCCGCTGCCGGCCGGCCTCACCGACGCCGAGTGCGATCAACTCGCCTCGACGGAACGCCAGGTGAGGGAGGATCTGGGCTCGCTCGCCGCGGCACGGCGGGCCGAGCAGCGGGCCGACGGCATCGCCCGGGAGCGCACCGCCCTCGACCGTGCGGCCCGTGCCGACGAGCAGACCCTGCGGGACGCCGCCGAGTGGCTCGCCGGATGGGGCGACACCCAGCGCGCCCACCGGCAGCGCATCGACACCGCCCAGGAAGCCGCGACCCGAGCCGAACAGCTCGCCGCCCGGATCGAGCCCGCCGCCGAACGGTGGGAGGCGGCCCGCCGTCGCGACCGCCTCGGCGCCGACGTGGAGTCGGCGGAAAGCGCGCTGCTCACCGCCCGGGAGCGGTCCGCGACGGCCCACGAGCACTGGCTCGACCTCAAGGACCGCAGACTGCGCGGGATCGCCGCCGAGCTCGCCGAGGGGCTGCGCGCCGGCCGGCCGTGCGCGGTGTGCGGGGCGACCGAGCACCCCGACCCGGCCCGTGCCGGAGCCGGTCATGTGGACCGGGCGGCCGAGGAGGCCGCACTGGAGGCCCACCGCCGGGCCGAGGAGGCACGGCAACAGGCAGAGGCGCGCCGCCAGTCGGCCAAGGAGGCACTGGCCGCCGCTGCCGCCACGGCCGGCGACACCCCGGCCGGTGAACTCGCCTCGGAGGTCGAGGAGTTGCGCACCGACCTCGCCCGCGCCCGCGCGCTCGGCGCCGACCTCCCGGCCGCCCGCGAGGCCCTCGACAGCGCCGAGCGCGCCTACGAACGGCGCCGCGCCGAGCAGCAGGAGGCCGAACGCCGGGCCGCTGCCCGTACCTCCCACCGCGACGCGCTGGACCGCGAACGGGCCGCCCTGGAAGAGGAGTTGACCCGGGCGCGCGGCGACTGCCCGAGCGTGGCCGACCGGGCCGCCCGGCTGGAGCGGCAGGTGACCCTGCTCGCCGCGGCGGCGGAGGCGGCCCGTACCGCCGACGGCTGCGCCCAGCGGCTCAAGGACGCCGACGCCGCGCTGTCCGACGCCGCCTACCGCGCCGGGTTCGACACCCCGCAGGACGCCGCCGGGGCACTGCTGCGGGACGACGCATGGCGGGAGCTGCAGCGGCGGCTCGACGACTGGCAGGCGGAATCCGCCGCTGTGCAGGCGGAGCTGGCCGACCCCGGGACGGCCGCCGCCGCGGCGCTGCCGCCCGCCGACCCGGCCACCGCCCAGAGCGTGCGGCAGGCCGCGGCAGCGCGGCTGCGCACCGCCGCGGCCGGCCACGCCGCGGCCCGGGAACGCTGCGCCGAACTCGACCGGCTCTCCGCCCGCGCCGAGGCCGACGCCCGCGCCCTCGCCCCCCTGCGCACCGCCCACGACCGGATCGCCGGCCTCGCCGCACTCGCCTCCGGCACGTCCGCGGAGAACGAGCGGCGGATGCGCCTGGAGTCGTATGTGCTCGCCGCCCGGCTCGAACAGGTGGCGGCGGCCGCCACGGCCCGGCTGCAGCGGATGTCCGGCGGCCGCTACACCCTCGTCCACAGCGACGAACGGGCCGGCGGCGCCCGGCGCTCCGGCCTCGGCCTGCACGTCATCGACTCCTGGACCGGGCAGGAACGGGACACCGCCAGCCTCTCCGGCGGTGAGACCTTCTTCGCCTCACTGGCGCTGGCGCTCGGTCTCGCCGATGTCGTCACCGACGAGGCGGGCGGCACCCGGCTCGACACCCTCTTCATCGACGAGGGGTTCGGCAGCCTGGACGAACAGACCCTCGACGAGGTGCTGGACGTCCTGGACTCGCTGCGCGAACGCGACCGCAGCGTCGGCATCGTCAGCCATGTCGCCGACCTCAAGGCACGGATCCCCGCCCAGCTGGAGGTCGTCAAGGACCGGTCGGGATCCACGGTCCGGCACCGCGTACGGGGCTGA
- a CDS encoding SDR family oxidoreductase, translated as MTYDSIRPAETSGTAPDSGVPRRDPLPLLGRTALVTGASRRRGIGCAVARRLAAYGAGVYLHHHVPHDARQPWGADPGGPDAVADGVRALAAPGAMVAHGPADLAEPDAPARLVDTAAEALGGRLDILVANHALSGSDGPLDALDAAMLDAHWAVNTRSVILLAQAYALRRTKEMPGGRVVLMTSGQDLGDGMPEEIAYGLAKGALASATRSLATTFAGLGVTVNAVNPGPVDTGYAVGALREEVAGRFPGGRWGAPDDPARLIAWLATDEAAWITGQVINSEGGFRR; from the coding sequence ATGACCTACGACAGCATCCGCCCCGCAGAGACCTCCGGCACCGCCCCGGACTCCGGCGTGCCCCGCCGCGACCCGCTGCCGCTTCTCGGGCGCACCGCCCTGGTCACCGGGGCGAGCCGCCGCCGCGGCATCGGCTGCGCCGTCGCCCGGCGGCTGGCCGCATACGGCGCCGGCGTCTATCTGCACCACCATGTCCCGCACGACGCCCGCCAGCCCTGGGGAGCGGATCCGGGCGGCCCTGATGCCGTCGCCGACGGGGTGCGGGCGCTCGCCGCCCCGGGCGCGATGGTGGCTCACGGGCCCGCCGATCTGGCCGAACCGGACGCCCCCGCCCGTCTCGTGGACACCGCGGCCGAGGCGCTCGGCGGCCGGCTGGACATCCTCGTCGCCAACCACGCCCTCAGCGGCAGTGACGGTCCCCTGGACGCCCTCGACGCGGCGATGCTCGATGCCCACTGGGCGGTGAACACCCGCTCGGTGATCCTCCTGGCCCAGGCCTATGCGCTCCGGCGCACGAAGGAGATGCCGGGCGGCCGGGTCGTGCTGATGACCTCCGGCCAGGACCTGGGCGACGGGATGCCGGAGGAGATCGCCTACGGCCTGGCCAAGGGCGCGCTGGCCTCGGCGACCCGCAGTCTGGCCACCACCTTCGCCGGCCTCGGGGTGACCGTGAACGCCGTCAACCCGGGCCCCGTGGACACCGGTTACGCGGTCGGCGCGCTGCGCGAGGAGGTCGCCGGGCGCTTCCCGGGCGGACGGTGGGGCGCGCCCGACGACCCGGCCCGGCTGATCGCCTGGCTCGCGACCGACGAGGCGGCGTGGATCACCGGGCAGGTCATCAACTCCGAGGGAGGCTTCCGGCGGTGA
- a CDS encoding alkaline phosphatase D family protein, with protein sequence MAQGSGGGFGRRSLLQGAAAGSAALALPTLSCAAPAQARSGRPGADWGVQVGDVTTSSGLVWVRSDRPARMLVQTAATESFRDARTWHGPVIGAGTDFTGVTSLHGLPSGEQIHYRVLLADPDDPRRTGRPVTGTFRTAPAHRGPAGASRNAGAGGRQEGVRFHWSGDLAGQGWGINPDRGGYRVYEDMRRRNPDFFLCSGDNIYADSPIPERVTLPDGRIWRNVTTEEKSKVAETLTEFRGAFRYNLLDDNLRRFNAQVPTITQWDDHEVHNNWYPGQLLDDDRYTVKETDVLSARSLRAFGEYFPIRTLRPDRGGRVYRVVRHGPLLDVFVLDMRRYRNANSPGRQTDDRQGILGAEQLRWLKRELSRSRAVWKVIASDMPLGLVVPDGKTDFEALAQGDPGAPLGRELQLAELLRHIKHDRVTGTVWLTTDVHYTAAQHYAPERAAFKDFAPFWEFVSGPLNAGGYPALKLDGTFGPEQPFSKAPDRANTSPAETPQYFGEIDIDGDSGEMTVRLRQEGGEVLFSKVLQPGQVGQ encoded by the coding sequence ATGGCGCAGGGATCCGGCGGCGGCTTCGGACGGCGGTCGCTGCTGCAGGGCGCGGCGGCCGGCTCGGCGGCACTGGCGCTGCCCACCCTGTCCTGTGCCGCGCCGGCGCAGGCCCGCAGCGGGCGGCCGGGCGCCGACTGGGGCGTCCAGGTCGGGGATGTGACCACGTCCTCGGGTCTGGTGTGGGTCCGGTCCGACCGGCCGGCCCGGATGCTGGTGCAGACCGCGGCGACCGAGTCGTTCCGCGACGCCCGGACCTGGCACGGCCCGGTGATCGGCGCGGGGACCGACTTCACCGGCGTGACCTCGCTGCACGGTCTGCCGTCCGGTGAGCAGATCCACTACCGGGTGCTGCTCGCGGACCCGGACGACCCCCGGCGCACCGGCAGACCGGTGACCGGCACCTTCCGCACGGCGCCCGCGCACCGCGGCCCCGCCGGTGCCTCGCGGAACGCGGGGGCCGGCGGGCGGCAGGAGGGCGTCCGCTTCCACTGGTCGGGCGATCTGGCCGGGCAGGGCTGGGGCATCAACCCCGACCGCGGCGGCTACCGCGTCTACGAGGACATGCGGCGGCGGAATCCGGACTTCTTCCTGTGCAGCGGCGACAACATCTACGCCGACAGCCCGATCCCGGAGCGGGTGACACTGCCGGACGGCCGGATCTGGCGGAACGTGACGACCGAGGAGAAGTCGAAGGTCGCCGAGACGCTGACGGAGTTCCGCGGCGCCTTCCGCTACAACCTGCTGGACGACAACCTGCGCCGCTTCAACGCGCAGGTGCCGACGATCACCCAGTGGGACGACCACGAGGTGCACAACAACTGGTACCCGGGACAGCTCCTCGACGACGACCGGTACACGGTGAAGGAGACGGACGTGCTGTCCGCGCGCTCGCTGCGCGCGTTCGGCGAGTACTTCCCGATCCGTACGCTGCGGCCCGACCGGGGAGGCCGGGTCTACCGCGTGGTGCGCCACGGCCCGCTGCTCGATGTGTTCGTCCTGGACATGCGCCGCTACCGGAACGCCAATTCGCCCGGCCGGCAGACCGACGACCGGCAGGGCATCCTCGGCGCCGAGCAGCTGCGCTGGCTCAAGCGGGAGCTGTCCCGCTCGCGAGCGGTGTGGAAGGTGATCGCCTCCGACATGCCGCTGGGGCTGGTCGTACCGGACGGCAAGACCGACTTCGAGGCGCTGGCGCAGGGCGATCCGGGCGCTCCCCTGGGCCGCGAGCTGCAGTTGGCGGAGCTGCTGCGGCACATCAAGCACGACCGGGTGACCGGCACCGTGTGGCTGACGACGGACGTCCACTACACCGCGGCGCAGCACTACGCACCGGAGCGGGCCGCGTTCAAGGACTTCGCACCGTTCTGGGAGTTCGTGTCGGGGCCGCTGAACGCGGGCGGGTACCCGGCGTTGAAGCTGGACGGAACCTTCGGGCCGGAGCAGCCGTTCAGTAAGGCGCCGGACCGTGCCAACACCTCACCCGCGGAGACTCCGCAGTACTTCGGCGAGATCGACATCGACGGGGACAGCGGGGAGATGACGGTGCGGTTGCGTCAGGAGGGCGGCGAGGTGTTGTTCAGCAAGGTGCTGCAACCGGGACAGGTAGGACAGTAG
- a CDS encoding DUF885 domain-containing protein, with the protein MSNTTTSGGGPLPRQVADAYVDALVELDPITGTFLGVAESSGKLPDFSPTGQEAVAQLARTTLEKLTEAESRPGAEQSAEQVCARLLRERLTAELAVHEAGEGLRTVSNLSSPLHHVREVFTISPAETEADWTALAQRLRAVPAALEGYRAALDAGLKRGLPAGPTQVRTVIGQLDEWIGTDRSWFAEFTDAGPDALRAELTEAAGVATGALGELRDWFRDSYAPAVEGAPDVVGRERYARLARYFNGADIDPDEAYAYGWSEFHRLLAEMESEAEKVLPGAKTPWEALAWCDEHGETVEGVEETREWLQSLMDEAIDGLDGTHFELAERVRRVESRIAPPGGAAAPYYTPPSLDFSRPGRTWLPTMGETRFPTYDLVSTWYHEGVPGHHLQLAQWVHVADSLSRYQTTVGIVSANAEGWALYAERLMDELGFLTTAERRLGYLDAQMMRAVRVIIDIGMHLELEIPADSPFHPGERWTPQLAHAFFAQHSSRPADFVESEIVRYQGMAGQAIGYKLGERVWLQGREAARARHGADFDLKTWHMAALSQGSLGLDDLLSELSAL; encoded by the coding sequence ATGTCCAACACCACTACTTCCGGGGGCGGTCCGCTGCCCCGCCAGGTCGCCGATGCCTACGTCGACGCCCTCGTCGAGCTGGACCCGATCACCGGCACCTTCCTCGGCGTCGCCGAGAGTTCCGGCAAGCTCCCCGACTTCTCACCGACGGGCCAGGAAGCGGTGGCCCAGCTCGCCCGTACGACGCTGGAGAAGCTCACCGAGGCGGAGTCCCGGCCGGGCGCGGAGCAGTCCGCCGAGCAGGTCTGCGCGCGGCTGCTGCGCGAGCGGCTCACCGCCGAGCTGGCGGTCCACGAAGCGGGCGAGGGCCTGCGCACGGTCAGCAACCTCAGCTCGCCGCTGCACCACGTCCGCGAGGTCTTCACGATCAGCCCGGCCGAGACCGAAGCGGACTGGACGGCGCTCGCCCAGCGGCTGCGCGCCGTACCCGCCGCGCTGGAGGGCTACCGCGCCGCGCTCGACGCCGGCCTCAAGCGCGGCCTGCCCGCCGGACCGACCCAGGTCCGCACCGTCATCGGCCAGTTGGACGAGTGGATCGGGACCGACCGCAGCTGGTTCGCCGAGTTCACCGACGCCGGCCCGGACGCCCTGCGCGCCGAGCTGACCGAGGCCGCCGGGGTGGCGACCGGCGCCCTGGGGGAGCTGCGCGACTGGTTCCGTGACAGCTACGCCCCGGCCGTCGAGGGCGCACCGGACGTGGTGGGCCGGGAGCGCTACGCCCGCCTCGCCCGCTACTTCAACGGCGCCGACATCGACCCGGACGAGGCGTACGCGTACGGCTGGTCCGAGTTCCACCGGCTGCTGGCCGAGATGGAGTCCGAGGCCGAGAAGGTGCTGCCCGGCGCGAAGACGCCGTGGGAGGCGCTGGCCTGGTGCGATGAGCACGGCGAGACGGTGGAGGGCGTCGAGGAGACCCGTGAGTGGCTCCAGTCGCTCATGGACGAGGCCATCGACGGGCTCGACGGCACCCACTTCGAACTGGCGGAGCGGGTGCGCCGGGTGGAGTCGCGGATCGCCCCGCCCGGCGGCGCGGCCGCCCCGTACTACACCCCGCCGTCGCTGGACTTCTCCCGCCCCGGCCGGACCTGGCTGCCGACGATGGGCGAGACCCGCTTCCCGACGTACGACCTGGTCTCCACCTGGTACCACGAGGGGGTGCCCGGCCATCACCTCCAGCTGGCGCAGTGGGTGCATGTCGCCGACTCCCTCTCGCGCTACCAGACGACGGTGGGCATCGTCAGCGCGAACGCCGAGGGCTGGGCGCTCTACGCCGAACGGCTCATGGACGAGCTGGGCTTCCTGACCACCGCCGAACGGCGTCTGGGGTATCTCGACGCGCAGATGATGCGGGCGGTCCGGGTCATCATCGACATCGGGATGCACCTGGAGCTGGAGATCCCGGCGGACTCCCCCTTCCACCCGGGCGAGCGCTGGACGCCGCAGCTGGCGCACGCGTTCTTCGCCCAGCACAGCAGCCGCCCGGCCGACTTCGTCGAGAGCGAGATCGTCCGCTACCAGGGCATGGCCGGCCAGGCGATCGGCTACAAGCTCGGCGAGCGGGTCTGGCTGCAGGGCCGGGAGGCGGCCCGCGCCCGGCACGGCGCGGACTTCGACCTCAAGACCTGGCACATGGCGGCCCTGTCGCAGGGCTCCCTGGGCCTGGACGACCTGCTCAGCGAGCTGTCGGCGCTCTGA
- a CDS encoding exonuclease SbcCD subunit D → MRFLHTSDWHLGRSFHRVSLLSAQRAFLDHLVETVRARDIEAVLVAGDVYDRAVPPLAAVELFDDALHRLSALGVPTVMISGNHDSARRLGVGAGLMEQAGIHLRTDPAGCGTPVLLSDAHGPVALYGLPYLEPAMVRDTLGARRADHAEVLGAAMDRVRADLAGRPAGTRSVVLAHAFVTGGAVSDSERDITVGGVASVPAAVFDGVDYAALGHLHGCQTLTERVRYSGSPLAYSFSEAGHRKSSWIVDLDADGAVRAERVDCPVPRPLARLRGPLEQVLDDPEHARHEESWVEVTLTDAVRPHEPMARLARRFPHIVSLVFDPDEGPARSLASYAQRLRGRSDQEIAEDFVEHVRSGRAADEQERSELRSAIDEVRVDDTAAEVAR, encoded by the coding sequence GTGAGGTTTCTGCACACGTCCGACTGGCATCTGGGGCGGTCCTTTCACCGCGTGAGCCTGCTCTCGGCCCAGCGCGCGTTCCTCGATCATCTCGTCGAGACGGTCCGCGCGCGGGACATCGAGGCGGTGCTGGTCGCCGGTGACGTCTACGACCGTGCCGTGCCGCCGCTGGCCGCGGTCGAACTCTTCGACGACGCCCTGCACCGGCTCTCCGCGCTCGGCGTCCCGACCGTGATGATCTCCGGCAACCACGACTCCGCGCGCCGGCTGGGCGTCGGTGCGGGGCTGATGGAGCAGGCCGGCATCCACCTCCGTACCGACCCGGCCGGCTGCGGCACCCCCGTGCTGCTCTCCGACGCCCACGGCCCGGTGGCCCTCTACGGCCTGCCGTATCTGGAACCCGCCATGGTGCGCGACACGCTCGGCGCGCGGCGGGCCGACCACGCGGAGGTGCTGGGGGCCGCGATGGACAGGGTGCGGGCCGACCTCGCCGGGCGGCCCGCGGGGACCCGCTCCGTCGTGCTTGCGCATGCCTTCGTCACCGGCGGCGCGGTCAGCGACAGCGAGCGCGACATCACCGTGGGCGGGGTCGCCTCCGTGCCCGCGGCCGTGTTCGACGGGGTCGACTACGCCGCCCTCGGGCATCTGCACGGCTGCCAGACCCTCACCGAGCGGGTCCGCTACTCCGGATCGCCGCTCGCCTACTCCTTCTCCGAGGCCGGCCACCGCAAGTCGTCCTGGATCGTCGATCTCGACGCGGACGGGGCGGTGCGGGCGGAGCGGGTGGACTGCCCGGTGCCGCGGCCGCTGGCGCGTCTGCGGGGGCCGCTGGAGCAGGTGTTGGACGACCCGGAGCACGCCCGGCACGAGGAGTCCTGGGTCGAGGTCACGCTCACCGACGCCGTCCGCCCGCACGAGCCCATGGCCCGGCTCGCCCGGCGCTTCCCGCACATCGTCAGCCTCGTCTTCGACCCCGACGAGGGACCCGCCCGCTCGCTCGCCTCGTACGCGCAGCGGCTGCGCGGGCGCAGCGACCAGGAGATCGCCGAGGACTTCGTGGAACACGTACGCTCCGGCCGGGCGGCCGATGAGCAGGAGCGGAGCGAACTGCGCTCGGCGATCGACGAGGTGCGCGTCGACGACACGGCGGCCGAGGTGGCGCGTTGA